The Lathyrus oleraceus cultivar Zhongwan6 chromosome 5, CAAS_Psat_ZW6_1.0, whole genome shotgun sequence genome includes the window ATTTCTCAAATGGATCGAGGGTCATTGACCGAACAAGTGCGAAACTACTTGCAGCAAAAGAGGTACATCGTCGTGTTTGATGATGTTTGGAGTGTGCATTTTTGGGATGATATTGAATTTGCTGTAATTGATAATAAAAGTGGAAGTAGGATACTTATCACAACTAGGAACCAAAATGTTGTGGTTTCATGTAAAAAATCTTCTTTCACTAAGATGCTTGAATTGCAACCTCTAACTCAAGAACAATCTCTAGAGCTGTTCAATAAGAAGGCATTCAAATTTGACTATGACGGGTGCTGTCCAAAAGAGCTTACTGCTATAGCCAATGAAATTGTTCAAAAATGTAATGGCTTACCACTAGCAATTGTTGCCATTGGTGGTCTTTTGTCTACAAGAGAGAAAACTGGGTTTGAGTGGCATAGATTTAGAGAAAACCTGAGCTTAGAGCTAAAGAAAGATACAAATTTAATTGGGATAAAAGAAATTCTTGGTTTAAGCTATGATGATTTACCTTATTATCTCAAGTCATGCTTGTTGTATTTTGCAATATATCCAGAAGATTACGTAGTTAGATCAAAGAGAGTGATTCGTCACTGGATAGCGGAAGGGTTTGTGAAGGAGGAAAGAGGGAAGACATTGGAAGAAGTAGCAGAAGGATATTTAACGGAGCTGATCCATAGAAGCTTGGTGCAAGTATCCTCGCTTAGATATGATGGTAAGGTTAAACGTTGTCGTGTTCATGATCTAATACGCGATATGATGCTTGAAAAAACTGAGGATTTAAATTTTTGCAAGCATATTAGTGATGATGGACAATCAAACTTAAGTGGAATTGTTCGACGCTTGTTAGTAACTACCGAATTAAGAACGGGTCTTGATGATTTAAATTTGCATATTGAAAGGTTGCATGTTCGGTCATTGTTTTTTTTTAGAAATGATGCATCACGTTTCATGTATTTTTGGAGAATCCCTACAAAATTCAGGTTATTGAAGGTTCTTGATTATGAACTTGTGAAAGTATTCCATCCTCCTCATGAGGTTGGAAGTTTAATCCATTTGAAGTATTTAAGTTTCAATTATATTAGAGATGGTAAAATCCCAAAATCCATTGGCATGCTCCAGAACCTAGAGACCTTAGATGCAAGACATGCAGTGATTGAGTTGCCAAAGGAGATTAGCAAGCTTAGAAAGCTAAGACATCTTATCGGCTACCGAATATCTTTAATTCATTTAAAGAAAGGTATCGGAGATATGACATCCCTACAATCGCTTCGTAATGTTGATTTAAATATGGATGGAGTTGCAGAGGTAATAAACGAGTTAGGAAAGCTGAAACAGATGAGGGATTTGGGGTTGCTTAATGTTCATGAGGAAGATGGAAGCATTCTGTCTTCTTCAATCAACGAAATGAAACACTTGGAGAAACTAAACGTTGAATTATCTTTTCAAAGTAATAAATCCATTGGTTTGGATTTGATTTCCGCACCAATGATGCTTCGAAAACTTTCACTTTTGGGAATGTTAAAGAAGTTGCCAAAGTCGATTCCAGAGCTTCAGAATCTTGTTGTGTTGACGTTGACGCAGTCCTTATTAACTAAAGATCCAATGCAATTCCTAAAAAGTTTGCAGCACTTGTTGATCCTCTCTCTGACCCGCAATGCCTTTGAAGGTTTATCTTTGCATTTTGAAGATGGAGGGTTTGAGAAACTAAAGGAACTGTATGTTGAGGATTTATCTGAACTGAGAGTTATTATTATTGAAAGAGGAGCTCTTCCTTCTCTGAAAAAGCTTCAGTTACTCTCACTCAATCTCAAGAATTTACCCAAAGGAATCCTACACCTAGAGAAGCTTGAAGTTCTCAATATTGAGAGTGAAGATGATATTGAGCGGGACATTTATACCGAGGATTTGAGTTGGATCACGGAGCATATGCCGACTGTTAAAATTAACTATTTTGTTACATAAGTCCAAGGAGGTAGAAATAAAACTTTATCATACTCAAGAGGGAAACAAAGGTGTGTTTTTTCTTCCTGAAACTTATTGTTACTCTTCAGTCATCCAAATACTTTTGTTACATGATTTATTATTTAACTCAGCATCACCAAATATGAATACTATTTTGGATCCTCGAGGGTAGTCGATAGTGATAATTTTCTGTTGTTTGGTAGGTGTTGGAGTTCAACTTTCAATGCAATGGCAATTCAGATTCTCCAGAGAGACGCTTACTGCATCAATTTGGGACTTTTGTTCCTCAATAAAAAAAAATTTAGGTTTAATTTGTTGTACTTTAATAATGATAATGGTGTATGAAATCTCTCTAAATTATGGTTTGatttgatatttgagttgtttgTGAATTGTAATTGTTGCTTTCAAGCATTTTAAgactttatttttctttaataatGGCATTTATGAAACTTTAGTCGTAACGATTGTAGCAAGATATTTTGTTGTTCAGGTAAGATTTGAGTTGTATGGGATGAATTGTATATGCAATATGGCATGAGATCTTTCCTTTCAATGTTTTTTGTTAAGGAATATATTTCTATTGCAAAATTATTATTCAAAAATAACCCACCAAGCATAACATAGACATTCCATAGATGTAAAATAAATCATGAGCAAACTTTTTCTCATCAACTTTTCCATCTAAGAATAACAAAGGCAAGAAAGTGTGGATAAGTATGATGAACTCATAGGAGCCAACCCTGCAAAGAAACATGAAAAGTGTAGAAAAAACTACTCACATCTCATGTTTGATGTTATGTGATTGTGTCTCTACTTTTATCTTCCTTGCTTGTCTTCCTTCGTATAATCGCTTTGTTCCTGATAACATTAACACTTGGTTCTAGTTCCTAAAAACTAACacattaaaataataataataataatgaagTAAGCTTGCATGCAAGTTATGAAACATCAATATAATAGAAATTATGAAATGGATTAAGATGAACAAGTGTTATGAAACCATCAATGGGTGACAAATAAGCATCACGAGATACGTGTTGAACGGCTCCAATAACAGCGGTTTTGATGAAGCTTTCAACAATTTTTCTTTAACAAAAGTCCTGTCATTCTAACTCAAAAAAATAGATACAATTATATATGTAGTTATTTATTAAATAAAAGTTTAGAATAAATTTTCAATGTCAAACTTAAACTTGTCGAGGCATTTTCACAAATATCGGTTAATTTATGTCCGTTGTTAGTGCAAAAGGTGATAAAAATGAACAATGgaaataagagagagaagagagaataataacaaacttccaTTATTCTAAAACGGTTACGGCAAACGCGCGCACACACTGCTCTTACACTACATAGTCTGCAAAAATGAATAATGATATTTTTGTTCACACCACTCACTTGTTTAAATACAAATGAGTCTTAATGAAAATACTAAAGTCCCATTTAACAAATTTTATCTACaagtttttgaaaatgaattaattctaataatatcccttaattcatattcagcttAATCAAAACTAACAACACTAATTCTATCCCTCAAGcggagaaattgatcagtcttgacCGTCTTCGTCAGAATATCTGTCAGTTGCTTCTGGATGCTACAATGCAcaacttctagcactccattcTCAACCTGATTTCTCAGAAAGTGATATTTAGTCTCAATATGATCGCTTCTTCCATGAAACACTGGGCtcttggcaagattgattgcagacttcttatcaatcatcaacttcaGAGACTTGTTTACTTTGACCTTTAATCCTGCAGTAAATTCAGAAGTCACACAGATTGACATGCAATCACAACACCTACAGTATATCCTGTTTCAcaggttgacaaagcaacaactgattgcttcttggaacaccaagaaataggacTTCCCAGAAATTTAAACAAGTATCCAgaagtacttcttctgtcaacttTGTCTCCACACCAATAAGAATCTGAGTAACTCATAAGTTCCAAGTCAGTTTCAGTAccagaagggaacaaaactccatacttcagagttccctttaTATAGCTCAGGATTTTAACATCAGTTTGGTAATGAGACCACTTTGATTTACTCGTAAACCTACTCAATATTACAACTGCATAACAAATATCAAGTctggtattacacaaatacctaAGAGAACCTACCAACTGCTTGAAAGTTGTcgcatctacatcatcaccatcaaaatcagaatccaatttctgatttgtatcagGAGGTGTGACAGTAACTTTACAATTCAACAactcaaatctcttcagaagctcaagttcatatttcAGCTGATGTAAAATTATGTCTTTCTCAGAGTACATAATCTCCATCCCTAAAAAATAAACCATATTTCCTAGAccagtcatctcaaactcattcatcaactCCTTCTTGAACTTAGCCATCTCATATTCACAACTTCCTGTTAGCAATATGCCATCAACATACAGACAAACCAAAATtatatttccttcagaagtatgcggaacatagacaccatactccatctgACATTTCTGAAATCCatgcttcttgaaaaatgaaaCAATTTTCATATTCCAAGCTCTAGGGGCTTGTCTCAGTCCATACAAAGCTTTGTgtaatctgtacaccatccctcCCTGATTCTTTTTCTCAAATTCAGAAGGTTATCACACATAAACCTCTTCTTCTAATGGACTGTTCAGAAATATAGATTTCACGTCTAAATGCATCAGATGCCAATTCCTTTTAGCAGTTATCGCAATCACCAACCTGATTGTTTTATGTCTTGCTACAGGagcaaacacttcaaagtaataTAAGCCAGGTTTTTGCAGAAAACCTCTCATGACTAACCTTGTTTTGTATTTTCCAATTGATGTATCTGGCTTTAACTTCACCTTATAAACCCATCTcacgctgatggctttcttgttctTTAGAAGTTCTGTAAACTTCCAAGTCTTGTTTTTCTCTAtggcatcaagttcttctttcatggccttcagccatACTTTCTGCTTGAGAGCTTCTTTCGTACTCAcgggttcagagtctactaacatggcacactgaataacttcccCTTTAGAATCTACTTCAGTATCTTGCAGCATGTCACACTCTGCAAACCTTCTCGGAATGTTTAtgattctttgtggcctctgaacttgttcagaacTTTCTGACTCTGGAATAGTATCATATGCTGCAAACCTTCTCAAAGTGTTTCTGATTGTCTAAACTTGTTTAGAACCTTCTAATTCTAGAAAAATATTAGGTGCTTGGACTCTAGAAGTAGCAACTTCAGAAGCATGACCACCTTCAGAATCTGAATCACCATCATAATTTGGATCACCAGAATTTGAATCATCATTAGAATCTGGATCATAATCAATCTCTCCTTCTGATTCTGACTCACTCTCTGAATCATTTTCAGgctctgactcatcttcagaaACAGAATCAATATCTTTAGAATTTAACTCTGcaccagagttggattgagacttgcTCCAATCCAATACTTTTGACTATTTCACAACAACATCTTTGCTGAATTCAAGCTTGTTAGTGAATGGACAGTAAAGGTTCTAAGCACATGTACTGTGATACCCCACCAATAACACCACATTGCGTCtatcatccaacttctttctaGTAGCATCTGGAACGTGTTTATAACAGACATAACTAAATACTCTGAAATGAatcacactttgcttatctctAGTCCACCTCTCAAATGGAATAATTTCCTTCAGCTTCATGGTTGGACACCTATTGAGCACATATGTTGCAGCGGCAATACCTTCTCCCTAGAAAGTGttaggaagcttcttctccttcagcatgctccttgCCATATCCATAAAAGTTCGATTTCTCCTTTCAtcaagaccattgtgttgaggagtATATGAAGAAGTCACTTCATACTCAATTCCATTCTTCTTATAGAACTTCTTGAACTCTGCAGAGctatactcacctccaccatcagttatgagaatcttcagagtctgGCCACTTTGTTTCTCAGCCTTGATTCTGAATTTCTCcaattcatcaaacacctcgtaTTTGAACTTTATAACGGGTACCCATGTCATCCTTCTGAATtcatccacaaatgacacaaagtatttattctCTCCTGGTGAAGGTTCtggaaatggtccacacacatcagagTGCACTACTCCCAAAGCATGTGTTTCTCTTGGAGCTAATTTTGATGCAAATGGCAGTCTTGGTTGCTTCACTCTCATGCACACATTGCATGACTTTTATGGTTTCTTAATTGTAGGAATTCCACGCACCAATTTCTTTGGATTCAGATGCCCTAAGCTTCTGGagttcaaatgaccaaatcttttgtgTCACAACTCACTTTCCTTCACAACACTTGATGTGCTAAGGCATTCAAATTATGTAGTTttaacattcaccttgaatgttaTATTCCTTCCatgttctgactccataatcagCTTATTATTATAGTCATACAACTCCAAAAGATTGTCTTTCATGGTAACTGGGAATCCATTTTCAATTaattgacctacactcatcagatttCTCTTCATGCCAAGAACATACCAAACATTCTGAATTAATACAGATTTTCAATTATTCATAATCACTCTAACATTCCTTGTTCCTTCAGCATTCAGATActtgtcatcaacacatctgattTTGGTCCTCTTCCcagagtcaaaatcaaccaacCATTTCGTATTTCCAATAAGATGGTTTGAACAACTAGTGTCCACCAGTCTTCTAGAGACGCACTATCAGAATCAAAAGCCACTAATATCACATGTTCATCATCAAAACTTCTGGCTATATTTTCTTCTTCTGATTTcctctccttgtttgaccaataATCTGCAACGaagtggccaaacttcttacaacagtaacattgaaCTTTTCTCTGGTCATACTTCTCATTTCCCTTTTGACTCCCAGAAGTTGAGGTTTCTGACTTCTGAGACCAACCATGTCTTTTCTTGGCTTCTGACCAAGATTGCTTCTGGTCTTTCTTGACAAAAGAAACTTTCAGATCCTACTCTACCTATCTCTCAAAGGATCTTtcagtcagacgcaactcttgCACTCCTAGACTGCTTTGCAACTCTTCTATTCTCATAGTGCTCAGATCTTTATAATGTTTAATTGCTACAATGATGTAATCAAACTGGGGAGTAAAAAatctaagtaccttctcaatgatactttcttCAAAGAGAGTTTCCCCAcacgacttcatctcatttgtgatcaaaatcactctggagatgtagtCACGTACCTTCTCATAGTTCTTCATActgagattctcatactgcttacaTAGAGATTGAAGCTCCACCTTCTTCATTGATGCATCACCTCCGTAGCACCACACTTGTGTGTCCCACGCAGCTTTCGCAATCGTCGAACCAACGATTTTCTCAAAAATGTTCATATtcacacactgatggatgtagaataatgtcttctgatccttcttcctcataTCCCACTGAGCATCCATTGTATTTTCTGGAAGTGCATCATAACCGTCGTTGGTaagatcaagaacatcttgagctccaaaaAACACACGCATCTGAATCATCCAATGATTCCAGTTCTTTCCATCGAACACTGGAAGCTTGGTACTTAGATTACCGTTTCCGCTCATATTCAAACTTGTGCAATACACTCAGATCTCACCTAAACACAGTGTTTCCCAATCTCTTGAAATTAAGATATGTGATTCTGTTACGATTCTGATCAGAAATTCAACACGAATTCTCCGAATagaaatcaatcacacaacgccTCATCGTTTCACTCGTATTTCCCGTGGTGTTTACCTGTGGatctgaaccggagctctagataccaattgttggtgcacaatgtgataaagatgaacaatggaaataagagagagagaataataacaaacttccactactctAAAATGGTTACAGTAAACGCATACGCACACACTGCTCTACTACACTACCCAGACTGCAAAAAGGAATAATGATACTTTTGTAAACAccactcacttgcttaaatacaagtgAAACTTAATGAAAATACTAAAGTACCATTTAACAAACTTTATCTAcaaatttctgaaaatgaattaattctaaCATTAACAACTAGTAAAATTAATAGTACTCACACCAAACCTCTATATTATAAAGAACACAATTAACACAACTCAACTCCCTCCCTGTTTTTCCAAACCACTACTAAAACTTTAATGCAATTGCAAAAAGGATAATAGATCATTCTTCATCAAGAAAAATAGAACTCCCTAAAGCTTAACACAACTACCACCATTAAGTTACATAGATTGGATCAAACCTATATCAAATAATTTCTTGTGACTCATGTACAATCATCTTTACACATATAGGCCATGGTCTACTAACATTCAACGGGAATTTGTAATGAGTTCTCCTGGTACACAAACAAAGAGGTTTAACATATAACTAGTTAGAAAGAAATAGCTAGCAGAGAACAGGTCAATGTTCTGGTTTTTAACTTGAGTAGAGAAAATAACAAGCATGTCATTGTTTTTTGTTTTCCTTGTTCCTGGTGCTCCCCGTATAAGTTTAAGTTCAGAATGATACATTTTTTATATCAATACTGCTCAAAACAACATCTTGTTGAGATTAATTCAGATTATAAGAAAGAATTATCATGTCTTCCTTAATGAATGGAGCATGATTGTTTTCTTTTGATAGACAAATTTGACAGTTTTCTCCACTCTAAAATACTATTGTGATTGTATTTCTGTGGGTCAAATACAATCACACATGTTGTATATTTATATGAAAATATGGTTATACACAATAAGTAATAATATAATTTACACTTATGACTAATTGAATATCAATCAATACTAATTGATTGATAACAGATTATCAACACTCCCCCGCATGCCGGATTATATATATTGTATGATCCGAGCTTGTTACAAATATAATTCACTCGAGAACCCTTAAGAGACTTGATAAACATATAAGCCAATTGATCTTCATATTCGACAAATTTTATGGTTATTTCTCCTAACGGTACATTGTCTCTTACATAGTGACAGTCTATTTCTATGTGTTTGGTTCGTTCATGGAAAACCGGATTGGATGCAATATGGAGTGTTGCTTGATTGTCGCATATGAGTTTTATGGCCTGAAGGTCTCCCAACCTAAGTTCTTTGAGCAAATTCTTAAGCCATGCAAGTTCCTTTGAGGCTGTTGCCATATCACGATATTCAGCTTCAACACTGGATAATGCAACTGTGTTTTGTTTCTTTCTCCTCCATGAGATCATATTTTCTTCGATAAGAACACAATATCCAAAAGTGGATTTCCTATCCGACGGTGATCATGTCCAGTCTACATCTGAATAACAAGTGATTTTGGCATCACACTTATCTTCATATAATAGACCTCATCCTAGTGCATTCATTGTATACCTGAGAATCCGAATAACTGGATTTCAATGAGTATCACAAAGAGCGTTCAAGAATTGACTCACAATGCTCACTACAAAGTAATATTTGTCTGGTGACAGTAAGATAATTGAGTCAACCCACTAGACGTCGATATCTTTCCGGGTCTTTCAACAGCTCCCCCTGACCTGGAAGAAGCTTGACATTgggatccataggagtatcaaTCAGACGACAGTCAAGCTTACCAGTTTCAGTTAGGATGTCTAATGCATACTTACATTGGTTAATTGCAATGCCTGATGAGGACTAAGCAACTTCAATACCTAAAAAGTATCTGAGTggatccaaaaaaaaaatctgaaatttttGTAAAAGATGAGTTTTGAGTCGTTGGATACCCTTTGTATCGTCTCCagtaataataataatcaacatAGACCACAAGAAATATGCGCTAACCGGTGGAGGAACTAAGGAAGAAAATAGAGTTATTTGCTTCACATCTAGTCATATCAAACTATATCAAAGCAGAGCTGAAGCGACCAAACCAAGCACGTGGAGAATGTTTCAGCCCATAAAGAGAGCGATAAAACCGACAACACAAGTCTTGAATTTCCAGGAACAGtaaaacctggaggttgatcCATATACACTTCATCCTCCAATTCCCCGTgtaaattttttatttaatgtCCAACTGATGAAACAACCAACGATTAATAGAAGCCATTGCAAGAAAGAGACGAACTGAACTAATCTTGGTCACTGGAGAAAAAGTGTCACCATAATCAAGGCCAAATATCTGTGTGTGTCCATTGGCCACCAAACGAGCCTTAAAACGACCAATTTGACCATATGATCTAACTTTCAATGTATAAACTCATCGAAACCCCACTGTTATTTTGTCTGAAGATAAAGTAACAATGTCCCAAGTGTTATTTGAATGCAATGCATATATTTCTTCCACCATCACCTGACGCCAATTGGGATCATTCATAGCTTCCCCTGTAGACTTAGAAATAAACACAGAATCCAAAGAAGACACAAAAGAAACATAAGAAGTACAAAGACATTCATAATTTAAAACACATGCATATTTAGGATTTAGATAACGAGAGAATACCTTTTCGTAATGCTATTGGAAGG containing:
- the LOC127084808 gene encoding disease resistance protein RPM1, translated to MAEIAVSLVIDQLLPLLREEVKLLRGIHKEFADIKDELESIQAFLKDADKRAPTTEGVKIWVKQVREAAFRIEDIIDEYMIQVGRQPRDHGCASLLHKLKAIISRRRIASEIQDIKSYVRGIKERSERYGFQRSLEQGSSNSRKIQNSKWHDPRLAALYMEESEVVGFEEPRKRLIDWMIKGRDERTVVSVVGMGGQGKTTLAKKVFDSKDVLGHFNCRVWITISQSYNVEELLREMLIKLCKEKGDGAPREISQMDRGSLTEQVRNYLQQKRYIVVFDDVWSVHFWDDIEFAVIDNKSGSRILITTRNQNVVVSCKKSSFTKMLELQPLTQEQSLELFNKKAFKFDYDGCCPKELTAIANEIVQKCNGLPLAIVAIGGLLSTREKTGFEWHRFRENLSLELKKDTNLIGIKEILGLSYDDLPYYLKSCLLYFAIYPEDYVVRSKRVIRHWIAEGFVKEERGKTLEEVAEGYLTELIHRSLVQVSSLRYDGKVKRCRVHDLIRDMMLEKTEDLNFCKHISDDGQSNLSGIVRRLLVTTELRTGLDDLNLHIERLHVRSLFFFRNDASRFMYFWRIPTKFRLLKVLDYELVKVFHPPHEVGSLIHLKYLSFNYIRDGKIPKSIGMLQNLETLDARHAVIELPKEISKLRKLRHLIGYRISLIHLKKGIGDMTSLQSLRNVDLNMDGVAEVINELGKLKQMRDLGLLNVHEEDGSILSSSINEMKHLEKLNVELSFQSNKSIGLDLISAPMMLRKLSLLGMLKKLPKSIPELQNLVVLTLTQSLLTKDPMQFLKSLQHLLILSLTRNAFEGLSLHFEDGGFEKLKELYVEDLSELRVIIIERGALPSLKKLQLLSLNLKNLPKGILHLEKLEVLNIESEDDIERDIYTEDLSWITEHMPTVKINYFVT